From Macrobrachium nipponense isolate FS-2020 chromosome 6, ASM1510439v2, whole genome shotgun sequence, a single genomic window includes:
- the LOC135216352 gene encoding tubulin beta chain-like, translating into MREILHLQTGQCGNQIGSKFWEIISDEHGIDPMGVYQGVNRDIEELQLERINVYFNEGSSYHHYVPRAILVDLEPGTMDSVKAGPYGQLFKPDNFVFGQSGAGNNWAKGHYTEGAELVDSVLDVVRKEAENCDCLQGFQLAHSLGGGTGSGLGTLLISKIREEYPDRIMNTYSVVPSPKVSDTVVEPYNATLSVHQLVENTDETYCIDNEALYDICFRTLKLQNPTYGDLNHLVSLTMSGVTTCLRFPGQLNADLRKLAVNMVPFPRLHFFMPGFAPLTARNAVGYRTLNVPELTQQMFDAKNMMAACDPRHGRYLTVAAVFRGKMSMKEVDEQMLNIQNKNTSYFVEWIPNNVKTAVCDIPPRGLKMASTFIGNSTAIQEIFKRISEQFTAMFRRKAFLHWYTGEGMDEMEFTEAESNMNDLISEYQQYQDATVDDEEDFEEEDAQEETD; encoded by the exons TTCTGGGAAATCATCAGCGATGAACACGGCATCGATCCTATGGGCGTGTATCAGGGGGTCAACAGAGACATCGAAGAATTGCAGCTGGAAAGAATCAACGTTTACTTCAACGAGGGATCCAGTTACCACCACTATGTACCCCGCGCCATTCTCGTTGACCTGGAACCTGGAACCATGGACTCTGTGAAAGCTGGACCTTACGGACAGCTTTTCAAACCTGACAACTTCGTCTTTG GTCAAAgcggtgctggaaacaactggGCAAAGGGACATTACACTGAAGGAGCTGAACTGGTGGACTCCGTCCTAGACGTCGTTAGAAAGGAAGCGGAAAACTGCGATTGCCTGCAAGGATTTCAGTTGGCCCACTCCCTCGGAGGAGGCACCGGCTCGGGTCTGGGAACGCTGCTCATCTCCAAGATTCGTGAAGAATACCCAGACAGGATCATGAACACCTACTCCGTTGTGCCATCACCCAAG GTCTCAGATACTGTCGTGGAGCCCTACAACGCAACCCTCTCCGTCCACCAGCTAGTCGAGAACACTGACGAAACTTACTGTATTGACAACGAAGCGCTCTACGATATTTGCTTCAGAACCCTCAAGCTACAGAACCCAACTTACGGTGATCTCAACCACCTTGTATCCCTCACTATGTCTGGCGTTACCACCTGTCTTCGGTTCCCTGGTCAACTGAATGCTGATCTCAGGAAATTGGCTGTGAACATGGTACCCTTCCCTCGTCTCCACTTCTTCATGCCCGGATTCGCTCCCCTCACAGCTCGCAACGCTGTCGGTTACAGAACTCTCAATGTCCCAGAACTCACGCAACAAATGTTTGACGCCAAGAACATGATGGCTGCCTGCGACCCCCGACATGGACGCTACCTCACCGTTGCCGCTGTGTTCCGTGGAAAGATGTCTATGAAGGAGGTTGACGAACAGATGCTCAACATCCAAAACAAGAACACCTCCTACTTCGTAGAATGGATCCCCAACAACGTCAAGACGGCTGTGTGCGACATCCCACCACGTGGTCTCAAGATGGCTTCCACTTTCATCGGAAACTCAACTGCCATCCAGGAGATCTTCAAACGCATCTCCGAACAGTTCACCGCTATGTTCAGGCGAAAGGCTTTCCTTCATTGGTACACCGGAGAGGGCATGGACGAAATGGAGTTCACGGAGGCAGAATCCAACATGAACGATCTCATCTCCGAGTACCAGCAGTACCAGGATGCCACAGTGGACGACGAGGAAGATTTCGAGGAGGAAGACGCTCAGGAGGAAACGGATTAA